The following is a genomic window from Vicia villosa cultivar HV-30 ecotype Madison, WI unplaced genomic scaffold, Vvil1.0 ctg.000742F_1_1, whole genome shotgun sequence.
ACTGGAACCAATCTTCGTCCCACTCCGTCTCAGTACCATCCTTATTGGTCACGACCCTCACACCCGAGGACTGAGCCCGAGCGTTCGAATCACGAACCCCTTGGGAACGCGAAGTGGAACCAGCAAAAACTTTCTTCTTCTTCGCTTCCTTGACTCCACGGGAGTGAGACACCTTAAAAACTTTCTTTCCTTCAACGCCACCCATTTTTGCAGAAATGAAAGAGGAACTTGAGAAGGAAGAACCCAAAGGACCCCTTTTATAGAAAAAAAGAAGCATAGGGAATAACGAAAGCATTAAATACACGTAAAATCCTTGGGAACAGCGTGGACGCCGCCCCAGAAGTCAAACGCATGCGCATAAATTCCAGAAAACGAGGTAAACAAAAGCAATAATTGTAtaataaaacaaacataaaatagaAAACGAGCAAAGAGCCTGCAAATGTTCTCGACTAACGGCCATGAAGGCCGAGTCGGTAAAAATATTCTTACAAAGATAAAAAGGAGGGCATTCCCCCCAGAATACAGCAAATTTTATAAACGGCACGCAAGTCAAACTCTTGACAGAAAAATACTCAAACACCTTCCTCCATGAGAGCCTCCTCGGTCCCCTGAGTTGCAGACTCCTCCCTACTGACCGTAAACCCTGGGGAGATAATCTGGCCATCCTCCACTCGGTGGAAAAGGCCTGTACCCTTGGTCACCAACTCCACCCCAGATTCTTCAACTTGAGCTGGTCTATGGTGGAATTGTAGGCATCGTCAACAGCAGCCACAAAGTCGTCACGCAGAACCTGTATGTACTTGATCAGGTCCGTCCGAGATAAGAGAGCCTTCTCTTCGTCCGTCTCGTCCTCGGAAGGGGCCAAAGACCGACGGAGAGCAGCTTCCTTAACCGAGGAAGACAACATCACACCATCAAGGGTCCGGGAGAGCAGCGTATACTGCCCTTGCACTTCGGCCAGGGCATCCTCTTTAATGGCCAGACTAGCCTTCAGATCCGCCACCTCCTGATCACGGGCCTTCAGTTCCCCCTGTGCCTCTTCTAGAGCAGCCACCTTGCTCTCACAGTCCTCCTCTATCCTCTTCACGGCCTCCGCAGAATTAGGCGTTGGCCGAGCATACAAAATGGCTAGCTCGAGGACTCTCACAACAGTGGCCGCATCCTGCAACAAAAACCTCTGACGGACAGAGGGATCCAGGCCTTCGATGTGAAGAGACTCCGCTCGAGGAATGGTCAGAGAAGGGCCACCCTCGAAGAACTGGGGCTGAAGAAAACACGAGGACAAAGTGAAGGAATCGCCAGTCTCCACCTGAGTCAGATCCACAGCCTCAACTCTTGGCCGCTTGTGTCGGACTAATGCATCTGGATCTAGTTGTTAGTGTAGAGGCGAGGGGTGGACGGTAGCAGGTCTCAAAGAATCCCACTGATCAACGGCACAGAGAGGGGACCCAACATCTATCGGGGAAGAAGATGAGGTACCCGAGCCAGTCGCCGGGGCACCCTGCACTACAGCCAATCGAGGGCCAGCGCCTTTCTTGATCACCACTTCGGACTTGTTCACATGCTTGAGCATCCTCTCATGGCACGCACGGTCCATCGATCCTGACAAACAGACAAGTAGGAGTTAGCTCGCTATAACAGACAGaaacttataaataaaaaacaacgcGGGGAAAAAGCGAGAACGAACGGATACCAAGATAAGCAAAGGCACCCTCATCCGTGCCAATTTCCAGCAAATCTTTAATATTAATGAGACGAGGATCCAACACTGGCTCTTCGTCCTCGTCAACCAGAGCCCCCCCGATCAATCCAGCTTCGTGGTCGGAGAAAGGCCCCGCACGAAATCCTGAAGGACGACAAAATCATTCCGCCCACCCACATTCAAACTATCAATCCTGGTCGGCGCCATAAGAAAAATGGTCTTACGACTAGAAGAACCTAAACCTTGGCTTCCTAGTCGTAACGGGCTCCCCTATGTCGTTAAGAACCGGACGACCATGCACGTCCAAAGTCGGCTCCCGAGAAAATACAGAGTCTCGAGCTTCCCTCGACTGAGGATGAATGAGGAAGAAAcacattttgtaattttttagagAATTAGAGTACGACTTGAAGATCTTTTTCGATTGCTTTAGGGACACCCAGCCAAATCGATCGTTGGCAACTTTCCGTCgcacacaaaaacaataaaaaagcaACGAAGTGGTCGTTGCGATCTTCAAAAAGGAACAAGTCAGCTCGAATGCCCGGAGGAAGGCGATCACGTTCGGATGAGGCTGGCTGGGCGCTAATTCCAAATGATTGAACACAGAAATCTGAAAATCAGTGAAAGGCACCTGAAAACCCATCTCTTGAAAGACCATCTCATACATAGGTATATGGTCGGGAGTATAGGCGTCGCACACCCGATCCTCCTCCCCGGGAACAACAACGGTCCTACCATTCCTGCTCACGTCTCCCTCGGGGTCCACATACCCCCCGATAGCCAAATAGATATGTGAGATGTCCTCGAAAAAGTGACTCTCAGACTCAAGCACCTCATCGAGCACCTAGGAATCCGGAGGTACCCCATGTTGAGCCGGCGGCGTCGCCGACGATGAATCCGAAGTTGAAGGACGTCCTTGATCGGCCATAATCACCTGAAAAGCAGGGGAGAATAGTGAATTCGACATCACAATCAAATCCACTATTCCACCACTGTTCAAGTGAAAGGGCACATAAACGATCAAAGGACGGAGAATCCCCGACCATGCCTCTCCTCGAAGAGTTGGTCTTCAACGAACTACCGCTCAAACTAACCCAGGCTAAATATGCATATAGCCCCTAGAGCAATAATTCCAGAATCGAATCTAAAAACGCATTAAGggaaacacaacaaaaaaacgcACGTAAAATGTGAAACCCCTAAAAATTTGAAGCGAAAAACTGGATCCACAATGAAGAACTTGCGATCGGCAACCGTCAACGATGAAGAAGCCTACCATCTCCACCGTCAACCAACAACAAGCTACAAAGCTTACATCTAAGTCACGCTAAAATCCTACCCTAACTGTATTCCATCTATCTCTAAACAATCAAAAAAGTACAGGAAATAGAAGGAGATGAGGGTAGGAACTTACGATTAAGAGTCTGGTGAGAACGAAGAATATAGTTGCTGAAACGTCACGGCGGAGATCGGTGGCCGGAGCAGCAGAGAAAATGTACTGGAAATAGGCGTGAAAAGTTCAAAATGGGGGATGATTTAAAGTATTTATAGGCGCCTAAAACGTCATACGCACCGCACGTGACTCCTGTAAGTGGGAGAGTCATCATTAACCCTAGGAACCTACGGCTAGCCTAGCCATCATTGCGCATTAAATGCGACACGCACCATAAACGGCTGGCTCCCAAACGACACGTCTCCACCGTCCTTCTCCCCGTGCCTCTTTATTCCAAACGGAGACGCCAGgttctctttccccagcaaagCTCCCCTGCCCGATTTCCTTAAAGTCGTCACTCCCACGACCGGAAGCAACGatttggggggctcctgttctggattGGCCCAATTATCCAAATTGGCCCAATCCACTATTTGACCCAACCGTTCTGGACCAAACACGCGGCAGCCTCCCCCGACACGTTCCGGGCAAAAGCAAGCTAGGACCGAGCATGCTGAAGCTTCGTGCTCGGTAACGGCTAGCTCTCCGCGTTTCCTGGCCGCAAATCACGCACAGACCCTCAAAAGATGGAGACAACCCGTCCTATAAATAACCCTCTAGcctcagagggcaaggtaatgACATTTCaacccaaaatctctcacttttcTGCCGTACCTTGTTGTCCgaacacttactttggcatcagagtgccttgcaggtacaacccccttTTTTCTCTCAACCGTCTCGAAGTTCAAGCCTCGCAGTTGCTGGCTACCTGTTCTGCTCGTAAAGATGAGGTATTGTAGACTTTTCCAAAACcgctaattttcttatattatagattctagtaattcaaattcttgatggttttattttatacatttatttgtaaatatatgcaaaaaaaaaaattaggtaaaatttatttaaaagatgttttataaaaatttgttttaaaaaataagtgaaaaatttaattaaaaagtaaaaaagactattaatttattaaaaaaaaattaaaaaataggcgggcaagtccGCCGTccgccaacccgccaccttggcggggcgGACATAATTTTTATGCTCATTTTACTTGATggacatgcccgccccgctcgcttTTTGGCGGGCTTTAGGCGGACGTGGTGCGGGGCGGGcgacccattttgccacccctaccttaAATCTAGGGAtgaaaataggctaggctagactTTATAAGGTctgggcctggcctacgataaactagAAAGGCCTGAGTCTAGCCTGTGGCCTATAATAGGCTCTCTTTTTTGGCctgacctgaaagcctatttaaaagcctatttttcattatggttttcaattaatctatattatttaagaaaccttataagtcatcctatatatgcatatataggctggTCTATTTAGCTTTTGTTCTAATATATGTGCATATGTAGGCTTGCCTATTTAGTCTTTTTTCTAATAAACATGCAAATATAGGCCGatctatttagcctatttttaataaacatgaaaatataggccggtctATAAGGCTTGATAGACTTTTTTAATAGTATAAgcctgacctattttattaaataggcttttaaaaaagcctaagcctaacCTTTTTGTTAAATAAGCCTGACCTGACCTTATATAAGTTAggccataggcccctgtaggccagCCTGACCTATTCCCACTCTACTTAAATCACACTATCCTTCGTAAATCAATTAGCCACACATTTTTTCTTCAAGAGTTAGGAAAACCCGCTGAGGTGGGAAAAGAAATTTCCATATATGTTTGTCAGTAGTATTGGGGTTGGGCCTTGAGAAATAATGCATTAGCCCAGCCCAACAATATGAGGACAGTAGCCTCGTCTGAACGCACCAACCGGTCAGACAGACTGAGCCACGGCAATCAACCAACGACTGTCAGGCAGCAACGTAAACAACAAACAAACAAGACGAATTTCAAAACTCCAAAAATCCTCACACTTCACTCCACTCTCTCTACACAATCAACACCATGGCATCACCACAACCCAACGAACCAGCCCCAGAAGAAACAGACATACCTATAACAACTTCAACCGAACCCGGTTCAGACATCGCCTGGGTAAGAACCGGTTCAGAGCAAGACATGGATCTCCCTTCAAGCCCTAGTAGCAGCGGCTACGCCGGCGAAGGAGGTGGTAGCACTAGCGCCACCACCGGTTCCTTAATCGAAATTGaacaagatgatgaaattgaACAAGAACAAATGAGGATTCAGAATCAAATCGATGAAATCTCAATCTCTGAAACTAACACCTCTTGGATTCCCGGAAAACGACACCAGGATGAGGTATATACAATTGATTTTCTCTCTATGCCGATCTATGCCGATGCATTACTATAACTATAACTGTATCTATCTATAAATATCATATTCTGTTTGATTGATGAATAAAGTGCAGGATGATGGTTCTATATCATGGAGAAAAAGGAAGAAACATTTTTTTATTCTCAGCAATTCTGGAAAACCTATATATTCTAGGTTAGTTTTGGATTTGTTTATTTTCTCATCAGTCATCACTTCACAATCGCTTGAACAGTTGAACTTATTCTTgtttatttgatttgttttgtttcctTTTAGGTATGGAGATGAACACAAGCTTGCAGGGTTTTCAGCAACTCTGCAAGCAATCGTTTCCTTTGTTGAGAACGGGTATTAAACATTAAAATAATGGCTCATAATGTTTACTGTTAGTTAACTAATTAATTGAATAGCACTACTGTAGTGTATATATTTTGATATGATTTTGCACTTGACTCTCTGTTAGGGGTGATTCTGTCAAATTGGTGAGAGCTGGAAAGCATCAGGTTTGGATCATatgctttttaattttttattgtttttactatGGTTGAATTTTGAATACTTTATTATCATTACcaatattatatgtttttttattaaagtttGAAATTATTGTGCAGGTTGTTTTTCTTGTGAAAGGACCAATTTACTTGGTCTGCATCAGCTCCACAGAAGAACCTTATGAGTCGTTAAGAGGGCAGTTGGAATTAATTTATGGCCAGGTATTGTTGAGTTGTATTGTGAAAATTACTGGATTTGattatttcttgaatttctatTGCTTAATTAGGACATTTGGATGGATGTATTATGTGGTtatatgacacttccttgttgtCTACATGTGTGCAGATGCTTGTTATATTAACAAAATCAATAAACAAATGTTTTGAGAAGAATTCGAAGTTCGATATGACGCCCTTACTTGGTGGAACAGACGCCGTCTTCTCTTCGTTAATCCACTCTTTCAGTTGGTTTGTTTCTCTGCTCTTAGCATGCCCAGTTTTccgatattttattttatgtcttGGTAGAAAATTAGTTATACTGTTATTTGTCTGGCAATTTCAGGAACCCGGCTACATTTCTTCATGCCTATACATGCCTTCCCCTTTCTTATGCAACAAGGCAAGCTGCCGGTGCTGTCTTGCAAGACACTGCTGATTCTGGTGTTTTGTTTGCAACACTGATGTGCAGGCACAAGGTTTGACTCTACTTCAGTTTTTCTATTCATATACTGAGTACTGACTTAGAATAACACATTGAAGGTTGAATGTAGGTGATCAGTCTTGTTGGCGCTCAGAAAGCTTCCCTTCATCCAGATGATATGCTGCTGCTGGCCAACTTTGTTATGTCATCAGAATCTTTCAGGCAAGTAGAATTGACTTATTTCTTTTAGAGATTAATACGGCAAATTATGATTTATGAAAACCTGATGTATAAAGTTTTCCAGTTTAGTATTGAGACGATCCTCCAGTTCTCACGAATGTTATTTCTATTGCATAGTAGTTTAAGTTAACATGTAGAGTTCTGCCTAAAGTTTTGACACAACTAAGTAGGTTTGAATAGTCTCCCATTGTGTAATTAATGATCAATTTTTTAGACCGGGGGACTATAGTCATGCTTTACAGCTTCATTCTCATTTGGCTCTAACATTGTGTAAATATTCAGTCTAGGTCATTTACTATTGCTATTGATTATTAAGCATTCATACTACAAATCTGCTTAAATATTTGCAGCAGTATATGGATTTCTTATTGAGCATTCTTTCTGCACGCTCTTACTCTATTTCATGGGCTAAAATTATGCAGGACGTCAGAATCATTTTCTCCAGTTTGCTTGCCAAGATATAATCCTTCAGCGTTTTTGTATGCTTATATCCATTATTTTGACGTGAGTTAGATTTTAATACATTTAGCATcagtcatttttattattttaacatcAGGACACAACTGAAAGTGCTTTGTATATCTGTGGCAGGATGACACATACTTGATGTTGCTAACCACTAATTCAGATGCATTTTATCATCTTAAAGATTGCCGGTAAATGATGAGTCATAATCCAATCTTACTATTGTTGTTGGTGGTGCATACTTTAACTTTACAAAGCGACCACATGTCTTTGTTTAGCAATTAACTTTCTATGCAAATTTGTAGGCTTCGTATTGAAATGGTCCTTTTGAAGTCAAATGTTCTTAGTGAAGTTCAGAGATCCTTGCTAGATGGAGGAATGCATGTTGAGGATCTACCACCAATACCTCAATCTGGAACATCTCATTTGGGCCAGCACACGCCTCCATCAGATTCTCCTGAGAGATTTAAGGAAGTTAATCATGTCATTGGGGGTCCTGCAGGATTGTG
Proteins encoded in this region:
- the LOC131630822 gene encoding vacuolar fusion protein MON1 homolog translates to MASPQPNEPAPEETDIPITTSTEPGSDIAWVRTGSEQDMDLPSSPSSSGYAGEGGGSTSATTGSLIEIEQDDEIEQEQMRIQNQIDEISISETNTSWIPGKRHQDEDDGSISWRKRKKHFFILSNSGKPIYSRYGDEHKLAGFSATLQAIVSFVENGGDSVKLVRAGKHQVVFLVKGPIYLVCISSTEEPYESLRGQLELIYGQMLVILTKSINKCFEKNSKFDMTPLLGGTDAVFSSLIHSFSWNPATFLHAYTCLPLSYATRQAAGAVLQDTADSGVLFATLMCRHKVISLVGAQKASLHPDDMLLLANFVMSSESFRTSESFSPVCLPRYNPSAFLYAYIHYFDDDTYLMLLTTNSDAFYHLKDCRLRIEMVLLKSNVLSEVQRSLLDGGMHVEDLPPIPQSGTSHLGQHTPPSDSPERFKEVNHVIGGPAGLWHFIYRSIYLDQYVSSEFSSSMSTRQQQKRLYRAYEKLFTSMHDKGIGPHKTQYRRDENYVLLCWVTPDFELYAAFDPLADKALAIKTCNRVCQWIKDVENEIFLLGASPFSW